One window of Chloroflexus aggregans DSM 9485 genomic DNA carries:
- a CDS encoding glycosyltransferase family 4 protein — translation MRIALYNLTTTTKIGGVESFVWDLARELVKRGHAVDILGGVGTRRETTGARVFTFPFISRRFWQALPPLRRAYAEAKLLERLTMAIAALPTLVRGNYQIIHLQKPYDLLPALLARRLSGAKVILGCHGEDFYRGDRWLARHVDAAVSCSRFNAQTIAGRYGFTPEVVFNGIDTSLFRPQPPDPTRRTRWGLPTDRPLLLFVGRLQPWKGVETAIRALSYIPHTHLIIAGDGEDRERLATIATELGLHERVTFLGSVPRQQLPDLYAAVDILVATSYASETFGIGPVEAQACGLPVVASRFGGFPEVVADGHTGLLVPPRDPPALAEAINTLLRDPDRRAAMAAAAPAWAAQFAWPAVVDRIEAVYRAVVGETVRAR, via the coding sequence ATGCGAATTGCGCTTTACAATCTCACTACCACCACCAAAATCGGTGGCGTCGAGAGTTTTGTATGGGATTTGGCGCGCGAGTTGGTGAAACGCGGCCATGCGGTAGATATTCTGGGCGGGGTGGGAACGCGGCGCGAGACTACCGGGGCGCGCGTCTTCACGTTCCCCTTCATCTCACGCCGGTTTTGGCAGGCGCTACCGCCGCTACGTCGGGCGTATGCTGAAGCGAAACTGCTCGAACGGCTAACGATGGCGATTGCAGCCTTACCGACACTGGTGCGCGGCAACTACCAGATCATTCACTTACAAAAACCCTATGATCTCTTGCCGGCACTTCTCGCCCGCCGATTGAGTGGGGCCAAGGTTATTCTCGGCTGTCATGGCGAGGATTTCTACCGTGGTGACCGCTGGCTAGCGCGACATGTTGACGCCGCTGTCTCGTGCTCGCGCTTTAATGCGCAGACTATCGCCGGACGCTACGGGTTCACACCGGAAGTTGTCTTCAACGGGATCGACACTTCTCTCTTTCGTCCGCAGCCGCCCGATCCGACACGGCGGACACGGTGGGGATTACCGACCGATCGGCCATTGCTGCTCTTTGTTGGTCGTTTGCAACCGTGGAAAGGCGTAGAGACGGCCATTCGCGCATTATCGTACATTCCGCATACCCACCTCATTATCGCCGGCGACGGTGAAGATCGCGAGCGACTAGCGACAATCGCTACCGAACTCGGCTTACACGAGCGTGTAACCTTTTTGGGTAGTGTCCCGCGTCAACAGTTACCGGACCTGTACGCAGCAGTTGACATATTAGTAGCCACTAGCTACGCGAGCGAAACCTTTGGCATTGGACCGGTTGAGGCTCAAGCCTGTGGCTTACCGGTCGTTGCCAGTCGGTTTGGCGGGTTTCCCGAAGTTGTTGCCGACGGTCATACCGGCTTATTAGTCCCGCCGCGCGACCCGCCGGCGTTAGCCGAAGCCATAAATACCTTGCTGCGCGATCCGGATCGTCGGGCAGCCATGGCCGCAGCGGCCCCGGCGTGGGCAGCGCAATTTGCGTGGCCGGCGGTGGTGGATCGGATTGAGGCCGTGTATCGGGCAGTGGTGGGGGAGACCGTAAGGGCGCGGTAG
- a CDS encoding glycosyltransferase family 4 protein yields the protein MRVLIIGLGGVSRTFRNWPERTLGQALVAAGHEVMALTYWQPDQPHLGLSERTETIDGIVVRRVKPELWPGHETVAALESMPLPDVAHVIHPRNVLALQAVRWLRRRGVPVVWTWLGPYHDRWLVADRERPYESAIHPERLIYTVPQLLKRGLRDWQWRDHWRNYAIHRPLRDVAAFIPCSQHEAQVLRELGFTQPMTVVPLWLDMAFMEGPAPPLTTTFTPPIIPYIGQLTPRKGYDVLVAAMPAIIARYQQASFVFVTHNPAQRAELQRLAGELGVAANIHFLGTLSEEQKLALLRASAVLPFPSRYEGFGLPVLEGMAAGVPVISTNIPVINELIRDGEDGLLIPYNDAKALAGAMLRVLDDQALRERLIAGGRRAVRERFAPERLVVQVIAAYQAVVG from the coding sequence ATGCGCGTTCTGATTATCGGTTTAGGCGGCGTTAGCCGCACATTTCGCAACTGGCCCGAACGCACCCTTGGCCAAGCACTCGTCGCTGCCGGTCATGAAGTCATGGCGCTGACCTACTGGCAACCCGACCAACCGCATCTCGGTTTAAGCGAACGTACCGAAACGATTGACGGCATCGTAGTGCGGCGGGTAAAGCCAGAACTTTGGCCGGGGCACGAAACGGTTGCGGCGCTGGAGTCGATGCCATTGCCTGATGTCGCCCATGTCATCCATCCGCGTAATGTACTGGCCTTACAAGCGGTGCGTTGGCTGCGCCGGCGCGGGGTGCCGGTCGTGTGGACGTGGCTCGGCCCATACCATGACCGTTGGCTGGTGGCCGACCGAGAACGGCCCTACGAATCGGCGATCCACCCAGAACGGCTCATCTACACCGTGCCGCAACTGCTCAAACGCGGTCTACGCGATTGGCAGTGGCGCGATCATTGGCGTAATTACGCGATTCACCGCCCGTTACGTGATGTTGCCGCCTTCATCCCCTGCTCGCAGCACGAAGCGCAGGTCTTGCGCGAACTGGGCTTTACTCAGCCGATGACAGTTGTGCCGTTATGGCTCGACATGGCATTTATGGAGGGGCCAGCACCGCCATTAACGACTACATTCACCCCACCGATTATACCGTACATCGGCCAGCTCACACCGCGCAAAGGGTACGACGTGCTGGTAGCGGCGATGCCGGCGATCATTGCCCGCTACCAGCAAGCCAGTTTCGTCTTTGTCACCCACAACCCGGCTCAACGGGCCGAGCTGCAACGACTGGCCGGCGAGCTTGGCGTGGCGGCCAATATCCACTTTCTCGGCACGCTGAGCGAAGAGCAGAAATTAGCCCTCTTGCGGGCTAGCGCCGTCTTGCCGTTTCCCTCGCGCTACGAAGGGTTTGGGTTGCCGGTATTGGAAGGGATGGCCGCAGGAGTGCCGGTCATCAGCACCAACATCCCGGTGATTAACGAACTGATTCGTGATGGCGAAGACGGATTGCTCATCCCGTACAACGATGCCAAGGCGTTGGCCGGCGCGATGCTGCGCGTGCTCGACGATCAGGCCTTGCGGGAGCGTCTCATTGCTGGCGGGAGGCGGGCGGTGCGCGAACGGTTTGCGCCAGAGCGGTTGGTGGTGCAGGTTATTGCAGCGTATCAAGCCGTGGTGGGGTGA